The following proteins are co-located in the Primulina tabacum isolate GXHZ01 chromosome 11, ASM2559414v2, whole genome shotgun sequence genome:
- the LOC142518677 gene encoding transcription initiation factor TFIID subunit 9-like, protein MVEGREEDIPRDAKIVKTLLKSMNVDDYEPRVVHQFLELWYRYVVDVLADAQVYSEHAGKSTVDSDDVKLAIQSKVNFSFLQPPPRQMLLELARSRNKIPLPKSITQYGIPLPPEQDTLISPNYQLALPKMHGGQPVEETEDDEEGVDPNPNAFPASSLSQDCSALPQGTTQRVSFPLGTKHPR, encoded by the exons ATGGTAGAAGGCAGAGAAGAAGACATACCAAGGGATGCAAAGATAGTAAAGACTTTATTAAAGTCTATGAATGTTGATGATTATGAGCCCCGGGTTGTCCATCAGTTTTTGGAACTGTGGTATCGGTATGTTGTCGATGTGCTGGCTGATGCACAGGTATACTCAGAGCATGCTGGAAAGTCTACAGTTGATTCTGATGATGTGAAGCTTGCAATTCAGTCAAAAGTCAATTTTAGTTTCTTGCAACCTCCACCGAGACAG ATGCTACTAGAGTTGGCCAGGAGCAGAAACAAGATTCCATTGCCAAAGTCAATCACGCAGTATGGCATCCCTCTCCCTCCAGAACAGGATACTTTGATCAGCCCAAATTATCAACTTGCATTACCAAAGATGCATGGTGGCCAACCCGTTGAAGAAACAGAAGACGATGAAGAAGGTGTGGATCCTAATCCCAATGCCTTTCCTGCTTCCAGTCTTTCTCAAGACTGCAGTGCTTTGCCCCAAGGAACGACCCAACGAGTATCGTTTCCTCTTGGAACTAAACATCCAAGATAA